A window of the Bradyrhizobium ottawaense genome harbors these coding sequences:
- the hemJ gene encoding protoporphyrinogen oxidase HemJ, whose protein sequence is MYEWIKALHVIAVIAWMAGMLYLPRLFVYHCEAEIGSKQSETFKIMERRLLKAIINPAMIVTWLAGLYLAWSGHWYTSGWFHGKFALVLLLSGVHGFFSRCVKDFAADRNTRSQKFYRIINEVPTVLMILIVILVVVKPF, encoded by the coding sequence ATGTACGAGTGGATCAAGGCGCTGCATGTGATTGCGGTCATCGCGTGGATGGCCGGCATGCTCTACCTGCCGCGGTTGTTCGTCTACCATTGCGAGGCGGAGATCGGCTCGAAACAGTCCGAGACGTTCAAGATCATGGAACGGCGGCTGCTGAAAGCGATCATCAATCCCGCCATGATCGTCACCTGGCTGGCCGGGCTGTACCTGGCGTGGAGCGGCCACTGGTACACGTCCGGCTGGTTTCACGGCAAATTTGCGCTGGTGCTGCTGTTGTCGGGCGTCCACGGCTTTTTTTCCCGTTGCGTGAAGGACTTTGCCGCTGACCGAAATACCAGAAGCCAGAAATTCTATCGAATTATCAATGAGGTACCGACAGTCCTGATGATCCTGATCGTTATTCTGGTCGTGGTAAAGCCGTTCTAG